The Thermocrinis albus DSM 14484 genome segment CCTGCTTCTTTTGCCAACTGAGTAAAGCTCTGGTGGGGTCCTACTATCTCCACCCAGTCACCTACTTCTGCTTCCACAGAGGAGAGATCCACCATGGTCATGTCCATGGTGATGTTTCCCAGAAGGGGGACAGGAACACCTCTGTAATAAAAGCGGGCTTTCCCTGAGAGACTCTTAAGAAGGCCGTCTGCGTAGCCTATGGCCACAACTCCTACGCGAGTGTCCCTCTTCAGTACACAGCTATCACCATAAGACACCCGGTGTCCTGCAGGCAACACCTTCACCGAGATGATACGGGCCTTTAGGGATAGAGCTGGAGACAGCTCTATGGGGTAAGAGGAAAGAGGTTTTTCACCGTAAAGGGCAAGACCTACCCTCACGTGGGTGGCGTAATCTACGCGGTAAATTAACCCAGCAGAACTTTCCAGATGCACCCATTTTACTCCTCTGTAATGACTCACTATCTTTCTGAAGGTTTCTATCTGTTTTAAAGTAAAAGATCTGTCGGCAGGATGAGAAAGATGAGTCATAACTCCTTCCACTCTACGGTCCTGAATAATTTCCTCCAGAAAACCCAACCGTCCCATCCCCGTATCGTACTTGACGTGAAACTTAACGAAGCTCCCTTCTAAAGCTTTCAGATGGGAGGGATGGGACACTACGGGAGTGAGGTTCCATCTTACGAGTTCCTCCAGCTCCTCTGGGAGAACACCTCCCAGCACCAGAATGGGTTTTTTCACACCAGCCTCTCTCAGTTCTACCCCCTCCTCTACGCAGGCTACCGCAAAAGCGGCTACTTCCTCAAGAGGTTCTAAAAGAGATGCTATCAGAGTTGCTCCTACGCCGTAGGCGTTGGCCTTTACCACCGCTATCAGTTTTTTACCGGTGAAGGTGTTTATCCTCTTTACGTTCTGTAAAAGGGCATCTCTGTTTATCTCCAGAAGAATGCGCATTGAGGCTTTAATATTTTAACCTATGAGGGCTCTTTTGAGTTTTATCCTTCTTTTCCTCTTTTCGTGTGCTCAGGTTTCTTCCTCCTTTACCCTCCTGCCTGAGGAGGAGGAGATACGCATAGGAAAAGCATACGTGCCTCTGGCTATAGAGGAGATGGACGGTCTGTATCCGGACCCTCAGGTGCAAAGGTACGTGTCGGAAGTGGGTATGAGGCTGGCAAGACACACCGAAAGGAACCTACCTTACAGTTTTTACGTGGTGAACTCTGATCAGGTAAACGCCTTTGCTTTGCCCGGTGGACCCATTATGATAACGCGGGGACTTTTGATGCGCCTGGAAAAGGAGAGTGAGCTGGCGGGTGTGTTGGGACACGAGCTGGGCCACCTCAACGCTCGACATCACGCTCGCTTTATGGAAAAAATGGTGGCCATGAATCTGCTTTTACAGATAGGTTCAGTATTTCTTCAGGATAAAGCTTACGGCCCTCTCTTGGTACGCTTTGGGGAGATAGGAGCCCAGCTTATGAGTCTTAAGTTCAGCAGGGATCAAGAGAGGGAGGCAGACAGATACGGTGTCATCTATGCCATCAGAGCAGGTTATGATCCCAACGGTCTTATAGGCACCTTTCGCATCTTAGAAAAGGTGGGTGGTGATGAGAGGGTAGAGTGGCTCTCCACCCATCCCCTTCCCAAGACGCGCATTGAAGAAACTAAAGATCTAATAAGATCGCTAAGGCCAAGCGGTACTTTGGTGGACGACACCGAGGAGTTTCAGAAGATAAAGAGGTCCCTCCTTGCCACAAAACCCTCCTTTGATGCCTTTGCGGAAGGAAAGAAGTACTACCAAAAAGGTGACTTGAGAACAGCACTCCTCTACATGGAGAGGGCCATAAGACTCTATGACAGAAACTATATGGCCAGAGTGTACGCAGGTATGATACTGGCCCGTATGGGAAGAGGGAAAGATGCCCTCTCTTACGTAGAAAGAGCTTACAGAGAAATGCCTCAAGTCTTTTCCACCAACTACGCCTACGGTTATGTCCTCTTTATAACAGGTGATTATCCTAGAAGCGTAAATTACCTGAGAAGAGCCAGAGATCTCATACCCAGCTATCCAGACACTTACTACTACCTGGGTAGGTGTTACGAAGCTATGGGAGATAGTGAGAGAGCTGTGGAAAACTACAGAACGGCCCTTCAGCTGGCGGGAGGTGAAAGACCATGGGTTTACGATGCCCAAGAGAGACTCAGAAGATGCTCAAGGGGTTGCTAACGGAAGATATACCCCTCAAACTGATAGCCCTTACGGTGGGTTTTTCCCTGTGGTTTGTGGTCAACTTCGGTACCCGGGTACCCGTCACAGTGGAAAAACCTGTGGAGATCCTCCACCCTCAACAGGGGTTTTCCTATCACCTCAGCGTAAAAAAGGTGAAGATAAAGCTCCTTCTCATAGAGAGGCTTATGCCTGAAGACGTGGTAGAGGGTGTTAAGGCTTACGTGGACGTAAGGGGTTTATCGGAAGGTAGTTATACACTGAAGGTTCAAGTAGAGACACCCTTTAAGTTCCTCGCTTTCCCTGAAAGCGTTCACCCAGAGTATGTAAAAGTGAAGATATCAAAAGCCCCCCCGGAGGGGGACCGATAACCTCAGCCGCAGGAGAAGGAGTTGCCGCAACCGCAGGATCCCGTCACGTTGGGGTTCCTTATGGTGAAACCACCTCCCATAAAGTCCACCACGTAGTCCAGCTCGGCGTTGTTGACGTAAGGCATAGAGAACTGATCTATAGCTATCTTCAGACCACCGAACTCAAAAACGTGGTCACCCTCCTCTACCGTGTCGTCAAAACCCATGGCGTACTGGAATCCGGAGCATCCTCCGGGAACAACCCTTATCCTCAGGATAGGTTCGGTTATTCCATTCTCCTGTGCTATCCTGAGAACTTCCTGCACAGCCTTCTCGGTGGCGTAAAAGTTAAAGCTTACCTTCTGCATCTTACTACCTCCTTAAGAGTTTTTCCTTTTCAAAAAATTAGCCCCCCAACTCCACGGTGCAATATGAGAAAGCTCAGAGAGAAGATAGTTCTCTAAGGAGAAGAATTTTCTCTCCTCCTCACCACCCAGTTCGTGATCGTAACCCAAAAGGTGTACAAGACCGTGTAAAGCAAGTCTCTTTATCTCCTCCTCGGTGGAGTGTCCGTACTCCTTTGCCTGTTTTTTAGCGGTGTCCCAGGATATCACTATGTCTCCCAAGAGGGTAAAGGAACCCACCTTTTCCCCTATGGGAAAAGAAAGCACGTCGGTGGGTTTATCCTTTCCCCTATACTCCCTGTTGAGTTCTCTTATCACCTGATCTGTGGTGATGTAAAGGCTCAGCTCCACCTTCTTAAGGTGGAGAAGGTCAAGAGCCTTCAGCAGTAGAGCCTTTAACCACCTTCTTCTTACTCTTCCTCTCTCCACTCTCAGAAGAACTTTGTTTTTCGTACTCCTCATAAGCCCTTATTATCCTCGCCACTATGGGGTGCCTAACTACGTCTTCTTGGGAAAACCACACGAAGGCTATCTCTTCTATCCCCTGTAGTACCTTTATAGCCTCTACCAGACCCGACTCCTCCTTTTTGGGAAGGTCTATCTGGGTTATGTCTCCCGTTATCACTACTTTGGAGCCGAAACCTATACGGGTGAGGAACATCTTCATCTGATCTCTTGTAGCGTTCTGAGCTTCGTCCAGTATTATAAAGGCATCGTTGAGGGTCCTACCCCGCATGAAGGCCAGAGGTGCTATCTCTATAACGTTCCTCTCCAGCATATAAGTAGCTTTGTCGTAATCCACCATATCATAGAGGGCATCGTAGAGGGGTCTTAGGTAAGGATCTACCTTCTCCGCTATACCCCCCGGTAGAAAACCCAGCTTCTCACCCGCTTCTATGGCTGGCCTTGTGAGGATTATCTTGTTGACCTTACCCTCCTTTATATGAGCCAGCGCCATAGCCATAGCCAGATAGGTCTTACCGGTACCTGCCGGACCCACACCGAACACTATGTCCTTCTCCCTTATCGCTTGTACGTACAACTTCTGGGTGGGTGTCTTGGGAACTATGGCCTTTTTCCTGTGAGTTACCAAGATAACTTCTTCCTGGGTCTGAGGTGTTGTTTCTTGAGGACGTGCTTTCAACAGAGCCTTCGCTCTTTCTCTTACTTCCTGTGCCGTCATGGGTGTGGTCTTTATCTCCCTCATGATGGTTCTTATAAAGTCGGCAAGCGCCCTTACTTTCTCCTCCTCCCCCTTTATGATGACCTCGGTGCCTCTTGCCGTCACTTTAACACCGAAGAGCTGGGAAAACTGCTTTAGATTCTCGTCGCCTCTGCCTACTATAGCGTAAAACCTCTCGTCGAAACTTCCTAAGTCTATCCTCTCTTCCACCTGCACCAATTAAAAAGTATAACGATTTTTCTTCCCTTGACAAGTTCCGAAAAAGATCCTACCTTTCTTCCCTCCTGTCTCCCTCTCTATAGGAAGACACTTCACAGTGAGAAGAAAGAAGATCTCTCTGTCTGCCTTTGATAGGGTTTCAAAGTTGGCCTGCCCCTTACTTATAACCAGGTGAGCCTCTTGGAAAAGGCGCCGAAACTCTTGGGAACAATCTTCCAGAACTGTACCTACCCTATCGGAACCGTTACTGACAACTCGGCAGAGGGAAGTGAGGCCGGCTTCCTCTGCATCCTCCATAAGAGCGTCGTTGAGGATGGGAGCACCTTTCACGGCGTATATCACTTCCTTACCTCTCTTGATGAGTTCCTCCACCAGCAAGCGATCCAAAACTATCTCACCTGCGTTATCTCCTATAATGAGCACCTTTTCTGCCTTCTGAAGTCTCTCCAAAAAGAGAGGGTACTCAAAGAGGGCAGGTTCGGTGTTGAGGATCTCCTTAACCCTTTCCTCAAGGTCCAGTTGCTGGGCTATGGCAAAGTCCACCGCGTTGCCAGCGCCTGACAGCTTTATGGCCCTCTCCAGAGGATCCTCTGTAGGAAGCTGGGAAAGCTCCTGCAAAAGTTTTAGAGCCACACGGTTGGATACTTTTTTGACTTGGTAGAAGGGGTCCTCCACTCCCGTAACTTCCTTTACCAGTCTCTGTATGTGATAAGCGTAGTGAGCCGGTGAGAGGGTAAGGTCCTGATGAGAAGCTAAGTAGCGTGCCAGTTCCAGAAGTATATGCATCTGTTGGTCTGCCGAAAGGTTCAACTTCTGTACTGCGTTGAGTCCCTGTTGAAGAAGACACGGAACGCACTCAGGATGTGACCTCACTGTAGAGCTCCTTAAGGGTGTTTAGGTTCTTAGTATCCCAATCCCCTTCCTTAGGTGTCTCAAGATAGTAGGGTAGTTGGGAAAAATACTCGTCCCGAAGAAAGTTGGCAAAGCCATCACGCCCTATGTAACCATACCCTATGTGTTGATGACGATCCTTCCTTGCTCCCAGAGGTACTTTAGAGTCGTTGCAGTGTATGGCCTTAACCCTCTGTATACCCACCTTACCGTCCAGGGATAGCTTAAAGAGTTCAAAGCCTTCTGCTGTGTTGATGGCATAACCATAAGCAAAAGCATGACAAGTGTCTATACACACCCCCACCTTATCGTGAGGAAAAGGCTCTGTAAGAAGGGCCAGTTCCTCCACACTCTTACCTATATCTCCCCTCTCCCCGGCAGTGTTCTCTATGAGTAGCATGGTGTGTTTAGGTTCGTAGATACTCAGGATCTTCTCTAAGGAAGACACAACTTTTCTGACGGCTTCCCTCACATCTCCGTGAGCGGTTCCAGGATGCAAAACGTAGTAGTCTATCAGAAGCTGGTCACACAGCGCTAATTCCTCCGCCACAACTCTGACGGAAGTTTCCAGGAGATCCTCCTTATCTGTGGCCAAGTTTATAAGGTAAGGTGCGTGTACCATGAGGGGGCCTTTCCAGTTTTTACGCTTTTCAATAAACTGATGTAAGATTTCGGGGGTATACTCTTTTATCTTCCAGCTTCTGGGACTTCTAAGGAAGAACTGAAAAACCTCCGCATTTAGCTCTTTAGCCCTTTCAAAGGTGAGGACCCAAGAACCCGCTGAAGAGACGTGAAGTCCAAAAAGGGGCATCAGACCTTTACCTTTTCCTCCACCAGCTCTTGCCGTATGGAGTGTAGGAGTTTCTGAAGGGCTTCTTCCACAGAACCGGCTCTTATCTTACAACCGCTGGCGTACCTGTGACCACCACCTCCCAATCTCTCCGCTATACGTGCCACGTTGACACCGTTTTTGGATCGTAAAGACACCTTAAACACACCTTCGTCGGGTTTTTCTATCAGGGCAAAGGCCACTTCTACACCCTCTATACTACGTGGGAAGTTCACCAAACCTTCTGTGTCCGGATACTGGGCACCTGTCTCACGGAGGAAACGGTCCAGAATCACTATACCGGCCACCTTACCGTCCTCGTAGAGGGTGAGGGTATCCAGAACACGGGATATGAGCTTCATCTTGGCCAAAGACTCTCTTTCGCTGAACATGGTGTAAGTTCTGTAAGGGTCTGCTCCCAGCTGAGTTAGTTCTTTGGCCATCTGAAACACTTCGGCGTTGGTGTTGGAGTACCTGAAAAAGCCTGTATCGGTAGCAAGTCCCGCATAGAGACACTCGGCTATCTGAGGATCTATCTCCTTCTCATCCCAGAGTTTGAGGAGTTTGTAAACTAAACTGGCTGTGGCAGGAGCCTCCGTATCTATGTAATCGTACTCTCCGTAAAACTCTCCTCCTATGTGGTGGTCTATACGTACCCGTGTGTAGGCATCAACGGGCGCTCCTACCCTGTAAAAGCCGGAGGCATCCACCACTATCGCCACGCTGAAAACCTGAGGTAGGGGAAGTCTCACCACCTCCGAAGCTCCTGGCAGAAAGTCCAAAAAGTGAGGCACAGGATCCTTACAACCTACGTAAACCCTCTTACCCTTCTTCTTGAGGAAGAGATAAAGGGCCAACGCACTACCCAAAGTGTCTGCATCCGGGTTTTCGTGGGAAGCTATGAGAATACTTCCCTCTTCTCTACTCAGCAAATCTATGAGAGGTACCCTTTCCTCCAACATGGTGTGGCCTCCTTATAACCTGTTTAAATTTAATCCCTTTATGTTCCTCTTGTAAGCTTTTAGAGTATTAAGAAGGAGAGCTGTTACCGTCATGGGACCCACACCACCCGGTACGGGAGTTATGGCCGAAGCCTTATCCTTCACAGATTGGTAATCCACATCCCCCACTATCTTGTCTCCCAAACGGGATATGCCTACGTCTATGACCACGGCACCTTCCTTCACCATGTCACCTTTTATGAGGTGTGGGACTCCTGTGGCAGATATGAGGATATCTGCGGTAAGGGTGTGGCGCTTCAGGTCCTTGGTGTGAATGTGGCATACGGTTACGGTAGCATCCCTCCACAGCAGTAGCATGCTGAGAGGTCTTCCCACTATGAAACCTGCACCCACCACCACCACATCTTTACCTTTGAGGGGTATGTTGTAGTGACGGAGGAGAAGGTCTATCCCTAAGGGAGTGCAGGGTATAAAACCATCCTCCATGCGGGCTATCAGTTTACCCATGTTTTCGGGTGTGAAACCGTCCACGTCCTTGCGAGGAGAGATGGCCGTTATCACTTCGTGTAGGGGTATATGGGGAGGTAAAGGCAATTGAACCAGTATACCGTCCACCTCATCGCGAGCGTTAAGATCCGCTATGAGATCCAAAAGCTCTTCACTGGATGTGTTGGCAGGAAGATGGTACAGTAAGGAAGTTATACCCACCTTTTCACAGGCAAGGCGTTTGTTCTTTACGTATATATGACTTGGAGGATCGTCTCCCACCAGAACCACCGCCAGACACGGGGGTCTTAAACCTTTCGTTACGTAAAACTCTATCTCTCTCCTTATCTGTTCTCTTATGACCTCTGCTACCGCCTTGCCGTCCAAAATCTGGGGTATCACGCCCTTTTCCATTTGGTACCTGCCGGAGTATCCTCTAAGATTATGCCCAGTTCTCTCAGTCTATCCCTTATGAGGTCCGCTATGGCATAAGCTTTCTCTTGTCTGGCCTTGGATCTCACTTCTATGAGTAGTTCTATGAGCCTTTCGTCCAGCACATGCCCCGCCTCCATCTCCTTCTCCACCACCCGCCTTACGCTACACACAGGATAAAGATCCTCAAAGAGACCGAAGATACCCCTCAGATGCTTAAGAAGAGTTTCGGAGGCCTGCTGATAGGCATCCAGCTCCGATGTTTTTACCCGCCTTCTTTCCAAAACCTCCTTCTTCAGCTTTCCCATCTCACTCACGAGGGTGAAGAGCCTTCCAAGGGCAGAGGGTGTGTTAAAGTCGTCGGCAAGATCCGCAAAAAACTTTTCCTCCGCATCTCTTATCTTATCAAGAAGTGGGTGCTTCTCTCTGACTTCCTCCGAAGGAAGCTCCTTCAGAAGCTCTGCGTCGGTTATGGCGTTTTTTAGGCGCTCGTAAGAACGCTTTGTTTCTTCCATTTTATCCCATGAAAAATCTAAGGGACTTCTGTAATGGGTCATAAGCACAAGAAGCCTCAGCACATCTGGA includes the following:
- a CDS encoding deoxyribonuclease IV, whose protein sequence is MPLFGLHVSSAGSWVLTFERAKELNAEVFQFFLRSPRSWKIKEYTPEILHQFIEKRKNWKGPLMVHAPYLINLATDKEDLLETSVRVVAEELALCDQLLIDYYVLHPGTAHGDVREAVRKVVSSLEKILSIYEPKHTMLLIENTAGERGDIGKSVEELALLTEPFPHDKVGVCIDTCHAFAYGYAINTAEGFELFKLSLDGKVGIQRVKAIHCNDSKVPLGARKDRHQHIGYGYIGRDGFANFLRDEYFSQLPYYLETPKEGDWDTKNLNTLKELYSEVTS
- the alr gene encoding alanine racemase, which encodes MRILLEINRDALLQNVKRINTFTGKKLIAVVKANAYGVGATLIASLLEPLEEVAAFAVACVEEGVELREAGVKKPILVLGGVLPEELEELVRWNLTPVVSHPSHLKALEGSFVKFHVKYDTGMGRLGFLEEIIQDRRVEGVMTHLSHPADRSFTLKQIETFRKIVSHYRGVKWVHLESSAGLIYRVDYATHVRVGLALYGEKPLSSYPIELSPALSLKARIISVKVLPAGHRVSYGDSCVLKRDTRVGVVAIGYADGLLKSLSGKARFYYRGVPVPLLGNITMDMTMVDLSSVEAEVGDWVEIVGPHQSFTQLAKEAGTIPYELMSLLSRRVHRVFA
- the ybeY gene encoding rRNA maturation RNase YbeY, producing MERGRVRRRWLKALLLKALDLLHLKKVELSLYITTDQVIRELNREYRGKDKPTDVLSFPIGEKVGSFTLLGDIVISWDTAKKQAKEYGHSTEEEIKRLALHGLVHLLGYDHELGGEEERKFFSLENYLLSELSHIAPWSWGANFLKRKNS
- a CDS encoding damage-control phosphatase ARMT1 family protein, whose translation is MRSHPECVPCLLQQGLNAVQKLNLSADQQMHILLELARYLASHQDLTLSPAHYAYHIQRLVKEVTGVEDPFYQVKKVSNRVALKLLQELSQLPTEDPLERAIKLSGAGNAVDFAIAQQLDLEERVKEILNTEPALFEYPLFLERLQKAEKVLIIGDNAGEIVLDRLLVEELIKRGKEVIYAVKGAPILNDALMEDAEEAGLTSLCRVVSNGSDRVGTVLEDCSQEFRRLFQEAHLVISKGQANFETLSKADREIFFLLTVKCLPIERETGGKKGRIFFGTCQGKKNRYTF
- the folD gene encoding bifunctional methylenetetrahydrofolate dehydrogenase/methenyltetrahydrofolate cyclohydrolase FolD produces the protein MEKGVIPQILDGKAVAEVIREQIRREIEFYVTKGLRPPCLAVVLVGDDPPSHIYVKNKRLACEKVGITSLLYHLPANTSSEELLDLIADLNARDEVDGILVQLPLPPHIPLHEVITAISPRKDVDGFTPENMGKLIARMEDGFIPCTPLGIDLLLRHYNIPLKGKDVVVVGAGFIVGRPLSMLLLWRDATVTVCHIHTKDLKRHTLTADILISATGVPHLIKGDMVKEGAVVIDVGISRLGDKIVGDVDYQSVKDKASAITPVPGGVGPMTVTALLLNTLKAYKRNIKGLNLNRL
- a CDS encoding HesB/IscA family protein → MQKVSFNFYATEKAVQEVLRIAQENGITEPILRIRVVPGGCSGFQYAMGFDDTVEEGDHVFEFGGLKIAIDQFSMPYVNNAELDYVVDFMGGGFTIRNPNVTGSCGCGNSFSCG
- a CDS encoding M48 family metalloprotease, encoding MRALLSFILLFLFSCAQVSSSFTLLPEEEEIRIGKAYVPLAIEEMDGLYPDPQVQRYVSEVGMRLARHTERNLPYSFYVVNSDQVNAFALPGGPIMITRGLLMRLEKESELAGVLGHELGHLNARHHARFMEKMVAMNLLLQIGSVFLQDKAYGPLLVRFGEIGAQLMSLKFSRDQEREADRYGVIYAIRAGYDPNGLIGTFRILEKVGGDERVEWLSTHPLPKTRIEETKDLIRSLRPSGTLVDDTEEFQKIKRSLLATKPSFDAFAEGKKYYQKGDLRTALLYMERAIRLYDRNYMARVYAGMILARMGRGKDALSYVERAYREMPQVFSTNYAYGYVLFITGDYPRSVNYLRRARDLIPSYPDTYYYLGRCYEAMGDSERAVENYRTALQLAGGERPWVYDAQERLRRCSRGC
- a CDS encoding PhoH family protein, which translates into the protein MEERIDLGSFDERFYAIVGRGDENLKQFSQLFGVKVTARGTEVIIKGEEEKVRALADFIRTIMREIKTTPMTAQEVRERAKALLKARPQETTPQTQEEVILVTHRKKAIVPKTPTQKLYVQAIREKDIVFGVGPAGTGKTYLAMAMALAHIKEGKVNKIILTRPAIEAGEKLGFLPGGIAEKVDPYLRPLYDALYDMVDYDKATYMLERNVIEIAPLAFMRGRTLNDAFIILDEAQNATRDQMKMFLTRIGFGSKVVITGDITQIDLPKKEESGLVEAIKVLQGIEEIAFVWFSQEDVVRHPIVARIIRAYEEYEKQSSSESGERKSKKKVVKGSTAEGS
- a CDS encoding DHH family phosphoesterase encodes the protein MLEERVPLIDLLSREEGSILIASHENPDADTLGSALALYLFLKKKGKRVYVGCKDPVPHFLDFLPGASEVVRLPLPQVFSVAIVVDASGFYRVGAPVDAYTRVRIDHHIGGEFYGEYDYIDTEAPATASLVYKLLKLWDEKEIDPQIAECLYAGLATDTGFFRYSNTNAEVFQMAKELTQLGADPYRTYTMFSERESLAKMKLISRVLDTLTLYEDGKVAGIVILDRFLRETGAQYPDTEGLVNFPRSIEGVEVAFALIEKPDEGVFKVSLRSKNGVNVARIAERLGGGGHRYASGCKIRAGSVEEALQKLLHSIRQELVEEKVKV